Proteins encoded by one window of Mycolicibacterium cosmeticum:
- a CDS encoding serine hydrolase domain-containing protein, with product MTGRAARLCATIALAVTVASCGQPRQRPDPPVPAPAAPTVVPAGPFAPVIRVVNDAVTAHRMPGAVLQIGHAGTVVFRQAFGWRRLPDEPGLDGTPAPGEPMTADTIFDLASLTKPLSTTIALLQLYEKGLVRIDDPVQAYLPAFNADNDPRRARVTLRMLLTHTSGTGGDLSRQGPWGLTGPDQAEGLRRALTAPLEFGPGEGFHYSDINFLIIGALVEKLTGEPLDTYVQDHVFAPLGLADTRYLPAAKACGPHRIRGTAIVFDAAANPAGPCPPGAWRTDLLARVAPTAHDDDTPGLNPDFDHLLRGTVHDPTARRMGGVAGSAGVFSTAADIGTYAQALLDRLAGRPSTFPLSRATLELMTSPQQPGRSPGQLDAARAAERQALEKSPERTDPLLAPNYPAIAGQDLRGFGWDIDTELSKPRGLVFPIGSFGHTGFTGVSLWIDPGSDTYVAVLANVIHQRGGPPIVRLSGDVATLAGRALHLYGS from the coding sequence GTGACCGGCCGCGCCGCCCGCCTCTGCGCCACCATCGCGCTCGCAGTCACGGTCGCCTCGTGCGGCCAGCCCCGGCAACGGCCGGATCCGCCGGTCCCGGCTCCCGCGGCGCCGACCGTGGTACCCGCCGGCCCGTTCGCACCCGTCATCCGGGTGGTCAACGACGCGGTCACCGCACACCGGATGCCGGGTGCGGTACTGCAGATCGGGCACGCCGGCACGGTCGTCTTCCGGCAAGCCTTCGGCTGGCGCAGGCTGCCCGACGAACCCGGACTCGACGGCACCCCGGCGCCCGGCGAACCGATGACCGCGGACACGATCTTCGACCTGGCCTCACTGACGAAACCGCTGTCGACCACCATTGCGCTGCTTCAGCTCTACGAAAAGGGCTTGGTGCGCATCGACGATCCGGTGCAGGCGTATCTGCCGGCGTTCAACGCCGACAACGATCCCCGCCGCGCGCGGGTGACGCTGCGCATGCTGCTCACCCACACCTCGGGCACGGGCGGTGATCTCAGCCGGCAGGGTCCGTGGGGGTTGACGGGCCCGGACCAGGCCGAGGGTCTTCGCCGGGCCCTGACGGCACCGTTGGAGTTCGGCCCCGGTGAAGGATTCCACTATTCCGACATCAACTTCCTGATCATCGGTGCGCTCGTGGAGAAGCTCACCGGCGAACCGCTGGACACCTATGTCCAGGACCACGTGTTCGCGCCGTTGGGGTTGGCCGACACCCGCTACCTCCCGGCGGCCAAAGCCTGCGGCCCGCATCGGATCCGGGGAACGGCAATCGTTTTCGACGCGGCGGCGAATCCCGCGGGCCCGTGCCCGCCCGGCGCGTGGCGCACCGACCTGCTGGCCCGCGTCGCTCCCACCGCGCACGACGACGACACCCCCGGCCTCAACCCCGACTTCGATCACCTGCTGCGCGGGACCGTGCACGACCCGACGGCACGGCGCATGGGCGGTGTGGCCGGCAGTGCCGGCGTGTTCTCGACGGCCGCCGACATCGGTACGTACGCCCAGGCCCTGCTCGACCGGCTGGCCGGCCGGCCGAGCACCTTCCCGCTCAGCCGGGCCACACTGGAACTGATGACCTCGCCGCAACAGCCCGGCCGTTCCCCCGGCCAACTCGACGCGGCCCGCGCCGCCGAGCGGCAAGCTCTCGAAAAGTCGCCCGAGCGAACCGATCCCCTGCTCGCGCCGAACTACCCTGCCATCGCGGGACAGGATCTGCGCGGGTTCGGGTGGGATATCGACACCGAACTGTCCAAGCCACGGGGCCTGGTCTTCCCCATCGGCAGTTTCGGGCACACCGGTTTCACCGGGGTGTCACTGTGGATCGACCCGGGGTCGGACACCTATGTCGCGGTACTCGCCAACGTCATCCACCAACGCGGTGGCCCGCCGATCGTGCGGCTCAGCGGGGACGTCGCGACGTTGGCGGGCCGCGCCCTGCACCTGTACGGGAGCTAG
- a CDS encoding aspartate ammonia-lyase, translated as MTTGDLRVEHDLLGDYDVPDAAYYGVHTARALENFPITGTPISRYPELIVALACVKLAAARANHRLGLLGAEAADAIVAACAEIKSGKLHDQFVVDVIQGGAGTSTNMNANEVIANRALELLGHRRGDYRHLHPLEHVNLGQSTNDVYPTALKVALQFAVHRLQLAMAELVSAFADKAVEFGGHLKMGRTQLQDAVPMTLGQEFGSYAVMVGEDGDRLGEAVRLISEINLGGTAIGTGLNAHPGYAEAVCEELCAITELPLVTASNLVEATQDVGSFVQLSGVLKRTAVKLSKICNDLRLLSSGPRAGLGEINLPPVQAGSSIMPGKVNPVIPEVVNQVAFEVIGNDIAVSMAAEGGQLQLNAFEPIIAHSLFESLAHLTAACDTLRSRCVVGITANAARMRATVDHSIGLVTALNPYIGYEAATRLAADALNSDSDIASLVLDRGLLTASQLETILEPANLTRPWQVAGSG; from the coding sequence GTGACGACCGGTGATCTGCGTGTCGAGCATGACCTGCTCGGCGACTATGACGTCCCCGACGCCGCCTATTACGGCGTGCACACCGCCCGCGCGCTGGAGAACTTTCCCATCACCGGAACGCCGATCTCGCGGTATCCGGAGCTCATCGTCGCGCTGGCATGCGTGAAACTGGCTGCCGCCCGGGCCAATCACCGGCTCGGGTTGCTCGGCGCCGAGGCGGCCGACGCCATCGTCGCCGCATGTGCCGAGATCAAATCCGGCAAGCTGCACGACCAGTTCGTCGTCGACGTCATCCAGGGCGGGGCAGGCACGTCGACCAACATGAACGCCAACGAGGTGATCGCCAACCGGGCGCTGGAACTGCTGGGCCACCGGCGCGGTGACTACCGGCACCTGCACCCGCTGGAGCATGTCAATCTCGGTCAGAGCACCAACGACGTGTACCCGACCGCACTCAAGGTCGCCCTCCAATTCGCCGTGCACCGGCTACAACTGGCGATGGCCGAGCTGGTGTCGGCGTTCGCCGACAAGGCCGTCGAATTCGGCGGCCACCTCAAGATGGGCCGCACCCAGCTGCAGGACGCGGTGCCGATGACGCTGGGCCAGGAGTTCGGCAGCTACGCCGTCATGGTCGGCGAGGATGGTGACCGGCTGGGCGAGGCCGTCCGGCTGATCTCGGAGATCAATCTCGGCGGCACCGCGATCGGCACCGGCCTCAACGCGCACCCCGGCTACGCCGAGGCGGTGTGCGAAGAACTATGTGCCATCACCGAACTACCGCTGGTGACGGCATCGAATCTGGTCGAGGCCACGCAGGATGTCGGTTCCTTCGTCCAGCTGTCGGGTGTGCTGAAGCGCACCGCGGTCAAACTGTCCAAGATCTGCAACGACTTACGGCTGCTGTCGTCGGGCCCGAGGGCCGGGCTCGGCGAGATCAACCTGCCGCCGGTACAGGCCGGCTCGAGCATCATGCCGGGCAAGGTCAACCCGGTGATACCGGAGGTGGTCAATCAGGTCGCGTTCGAGGTGATCGGCAACGACATCGCGGTCAGCATGGCCGCGGAGGGGGGCCAGTTGCAGCTCAACGCCTTCGAACCGATCATCGCGCACAGCCTGTTCGAATCGCTGGCCCATCTGACCGCCGCGTGTGACACCCTGCGGAGCCGGTGCGTGGTGGGCATCACGGCCAATGCCGCCCGGATGCGCGCCACGGTCGACCATTCCATCGGACTGGTCACGGCGCTCAACCCGTATATCGGGTACGAGGCGGCGACCCGGCTGGCGGCCGACGCCTTGAACTCCGACTCCGATATCGCGTCGCTGGTGCTGGACCGCGGGTTGCTCACGGCGTCGCAACTGGAGACCATCCTGGAGCCGGCCAACCTGACCCGGCCCTGGCAGGTGGCGGGTTCGGGCTAG
- a CDS encoding M20 family metallopeptidase, translating into MTTALEDAVGSAGERTHDRMLALSHDLHAHPEIAWEEVRSCARVAGELADAGFDVQPRFTGLDTAFLARRGSGPLHLALCAEYDALPGLGHACGHNIIAAISTGAALALAPYVDDLGITLSVLGTPAEEGGGGKIEMLDRGGFAGIHAAAMVHPGPVDVARAEPYAVSHSHIRYDGKSAHAAAYPDRGINAADAFTLAQVAIGLLRQQLPNDVRVHGVMTNGGEAPNAIPQRTEGRWYVRAGSLAELADLERRVIRCFEAGALATGCELTVTPESKPYAEFRTDEALLDRYARRAEQLGRRFSSGSDSLMNRASTDMGNVSQHISAIHPYIGIDSLPAVNHQPEFAAAAITPAADRAVIDGARALALTLLDAASDEGIRQRLLAAADGGRP; encoded by the coding sequence ATGACCACCGCCTTGGAGGATGCCGTCGGCTCCGCGGGCGAGCGGACACACGACCGGATGCTGGCGCTGTCCCATGACCTGCACGCCCATCCCGAAATCGCCTGGGAGGAGGTGCGTTCCTGCGCTCGGGTGGCCGGCGAACTGGCCGACGCCGGCTTCGATGTGCAGCCCCGCTTCACCGGCTTGGACACCGCCTTCCTGGCCCGCCGCGGCAGCGGGCCGCTGCACCTGGCCCTGTGCGCGGAATACGACGCGCTGCCCGGCCTGGGGCATGCCTGCGGGCACAACATCATCGCCGCCATCTCGACCGGTGCCGCGCTGGCGCTGGCGCCGTACGTCGACGACCTCGGCATCACCTTGTCGGTGCTGGGCACCCCGGCCGAGGAAGGCGGTGGCGGCAAGATCGAGATGCTCGATCGCGGCGGTTTCGCCGGAATCCACGCCGCGGCGATGGTGCATCCGGGCCCGGTGGATGTCGCGCGCGCCGAACCGTACGCCGTGTCGCACAGCCATATCCGCTACGACGGCAAATCCGCACACGCCGCGGCCTACCCGGACCGGGGCATCAACGCCGCCGACGCGTTCACCCTTGCCCAGGTCGCCATCGGGTTGCTGCGCCAACAGTTGCCGAACGACGTGCGGGTGCACGGCGTCATGACCAACGGGGGAGAAGCGCCCAACGCCATTCCGCAACGCACCGAGGGCCGCTGGTATGTCCGGGCCGGATCACTGGCCGAACTGGCGGACCTCGAGCGGCGCGTCATCCGGTGCTTCGAGGCCGGTGCCCTGGCCACCGGTTGTGAGCTGACCGTGACCCCGGAGAGCAAGCCGTATGCGGAGTTCCGCACCGATGAGGCGCTGCTGGACCGCTATGCGCGCCGTGCCGAGCAACTCGGCCGGCGGTTCAGCTCGGGCTCGGACTCGCTGATGAACCGGGCGTCGACCGATATGGGCAATGTCTCCCAACATATCTCGGCCATCCACCCGTACATCGGCATCGACTCGCTGCCGGCGGTCAACCATCAGCCCGAGTTCGCGGCCGCCGCGATCACCCCGGCCGCCGACCGTGCCGTCATCGACGGTGCCCGCGCGCTGGCGCTCACCCTGCTCGACGCGGCGTCGGATGAGGGGATCCGGCAACGGTTGCTCGCCGCGGCCGACGGAGGCCGACCGTGA